TATTGGAAACTTTTCGTGatgatattttttgtttctcgGCGAAAGAAGTCAAAGCATTATCAGCATTTCTTTGATGAATATTTGTTATGGACTATTAGGTGGGCATTGATAGCTGGAAGGCTACCGGGGCGAACGGACAACGAAGTGAAAAACTACTGGAATTCTCACCTAAAGAGAAAGTTGATTAGCATGGGAATCGACCCAAACCACCACAAGCTCAACCAAACCCTAATCCGTCCAACGCAAGACCAATGCGTCTCGAATCCTGTCACACCGAAGACGAAGACCTGTCCGGAAAACGACCGGGTGTCCGATTCCGCCAGTTGCCTCGAAGACGACAACACGTCCGGTTCGGATGACCGGTTGAATCTCGATCTTACGATTGCCGTCCCCTGCCCTCTGGTTCCGATGCTGGAGGAGAAGGAGGGGAGAGATTGTAAGGAATTGAAAGGGACATTTGAGGATAGGGAAAGTGATGGGTCTCCAacccttcttctttttagaTGAGATATTTGATAATGGATTAATGTGGTCACGGATATTGTTTGTGCAATTGATACAATACGTATTGTGCAATTAATTTCGTTTGATGTttgtatttattattatttttcattttcctaatAGAATTTGAGAGAGCTGCAAAATGTACACACTAGCTagggttttccttttttttttttaaattaatgatTTTTACTTACATAATGAGACCAAGTTTtgattagtcttttttttttttttgtcatttgttaaaTCTAATCTACACTATCCTAGGGGGCTTGGAGAGGTGGATGTGTGCATGTTTACGGAAATTGAACCCTACTCACGCGCATTGGAGTATAAGGAAGACATCAACTGTGCTCCACTCTACTTGCCAAGTTTTGATTAGTCTAGAATAACACTTTCTTATGGAAATTAATTGTATGTTCATTGCTTTATTTAGGTTACACATTGGTTGATTAGTTGAATGTAAGGAGATATGGAGTGAAGAATTGCATAATTTGGTTgtgaaaatttgagaatttaTGAATTAAGAGATATAATTTAATTATACAAAATGAATCCTCtagaatgtattttgatttaGATCACGAAGGGGATTTGTGGAAGAACAAAATACGTATAAGAATTAGATATCCACAAATTTCTCTATGAAGCCgacatttattttttgggtcaaCCATAGAAGAAATCATTTCATTTCATCGTATATGACGTACATAATACAAACTCGGGAAACTACATCAATTGTAAGAGTCCACGAGACACAACTCAACGAATACAATAAGCCCCCTTTTTTTATTGGCGAAATAAGCTCATTATaggataaaaacaaagaaagaaaggaaaaacacttaatgagatgcaagagttctgACCAATTAAGGTAGCCCCAATTG
This DNA window, taken from Rhododendron vialii isolate Sample 1 chromosome 8a, ASM3025357v1, encodes the following:
- the LOC131335609 gene encoding transcription repressor MYB6-like, which gives rise to MRKPCCDKQDTNKGAWTKQEDQKLIDYIRTHGEGCWRTLPKAAGLFRCGKSCRLRWINYLRPDIKRGNFAPDEEDLIIKLHALLGNRWALIAGRLPGRTDNEVKNYWNSHLKRKLISMGIDPNHHKLNQTLIRPTQDQCVSNPVTPKTKTCPENDRVSDSASCLEDDNTSGSDDRLNLDLTIAVPCPLVPMLEEKEGRDCKELKGTFEDRESDGSPTLLLFR